A region of Aquarana catesbeiana isolate 2022-GZ linkage group LG08, ASM4218655v1, whole genome shotgun sequence DNA encodes the following proteins:
- the LOC141105148 gene encoding uncharacterized protein, translating into MSGTQEVMSGADRKFWVRGKSGRVDMVSREETLLELMEEELCIYKETCIDQMMAPMRMEEDRSRMTEKILNLTLEIIYLLTGESFPVLKSGDYMTITVPPCYSLKPKRPNMQKILEVTKKMMELLTEEVPIRCQDVTVYFSMEEWEYLEGHKDLYKDVMMDIQPPLTSPDGSSNGNPPERCPRPLYSRDSTQECHTTLHHHQDEELKDIKTEIKEEEEEMSMCGAQQSMGGGGLLYSRDFTEKDNTIPHHYKQKKKRRM; encoded by the exons atgtcaggtacacaggaagtgatgtcaggtgcagacaggaagttctgggttaGAGGCAAGTCAGGAAGAGTAGATATGGTgagtagagaggagacgttgctggaactTATggaagaggag TTATGCATCTataaggagacctgtatagatcaaatgatggcaccaatgaggatggaggaggaccggagtcgcaTGACTGAGAAGatcctaaacctcaccctggagatcatctacctgctgactggagag agttTTCCTGTTCTGAAGTCAGGTGattatatgaccatcacagtgcctccatgttaCTCCCTGAAACCCAAGAGACCCAACATGcaaaagattctagaagtcaccaagaagatgatggagctgctgacagaagag gttcctataaggtgtcaggatgtcactgtctatttctccatggaggagtgggagtatttagaaggacacaaggatctctacaaggacgtcatgatggacattcagccgcccctcacatcaccgg atggatccagtaatgggaacccaccagagagatgtccccgtcctctatattctcgggattccacacaggaatgTCATACCACccttcaccatcatcag gatgaggaactgaaagacatcaaaactgagattaaagaggaagaagaagagatgtcaATGTGTGGAGCTCAGCAGTCTATGGGAGGGGGAGGtcttctgtattcccgggatttcaCAGAGAAAGataacaccatccctcaccattacaAG cagaagaagaagagacgtatgtga
- the LOC141105147 gene encoding uncharacterized protein — protein sequence MMAPMRMEEDRSHMTEKILNFTLEIIYLLTGESFPLLKSGDHMTITVPPCDSLKPERHNMEKILEVTKKMMELLTGEVPIRCQEVTVYFSMEEWEYLEGHKDLYKDVMMDNQPPLTSPDGSSNGDPPERCPCPLYSRDSTQEDHTIPHHHQGEERKDIKAEIKEEEEEMSMCGAQQSMEEGGPLYSQNSAQVDHTIHHHYKSEDPIDLEFEVKSEEEETYVRDDQQSMEEDGITGTFIEEDTPTEISTGGLLIVNTFSI from the exons atgatggcaccaatgaggatggaggaggaccggagtcacatgactgagaagatactaaacttcaccctggagatcatctacctgctgaccggagag agttttcctcttctgaagtcaggtgatcatatgaccatcacagtgcctccatgtgactccctaaaacctgagagacacaacatggagaagattctagaagtcaccaagaagatgatggagctgctgacaggagag gttcctataaggtgtcaggaggtcactgtctatttctccatggaggagtgggaatatttagaaggacacaaggatctctacaaggacgtcatgatggacaatcagccgcccctcacatcaccgg atggatccagtaatggggacccaccagagagatgtccctgtcctctgtattcccgggattccacacaggaagatcacaccatccctcaccatcatcag ggtgaagaacgtAAAGACATCAAAGCTgaaattaaagaggaagaagaagagatgtcaATGTGTGGAGCTCAGCAGTCTATGGAAGAGGGAGGTCCTCTCTATTCCCAGAATTCCGCACAGGTAGATCACACCATCCATCACCATTACAAG AGTGAAGATCCAATTGATTtggaatttgaggttaaatcagaagaagaagagacgtatgtgagggatgatcagcagtctatggaggaggatggaataacggggacatttatagaggaggacactcctacagagatcagcacaggtggatTATTAATAGTAAATACATTCAGTATATGA